Proteins encoded in a region of the Butyricicoccus intestinisimiae genome:
- a CDS encoding 2-hydroxyacyl-CoA dehydratase, which yields MQETREIPHVPFTEDMKKDYTILVPNMLPVQLKLITSIMKNYGYNMEVLETEGPQIAECGLKNVHNDTCYPALLVIGQFIDALESGKYDLHKVALMITQTGGGCRASNYIHLLRKALIKNGMGYIPVISLNFSGLEKNANPGFKLTRKAFIQVAYGVLLGDFIMHIFNQCRPYEVHKGDCQKAVDELFNKITKDFRGDKLIRYKYVRMMYVLICKRFAQIEMENFGSKKKVGIVGEIYVKFSPLGNNNLEQFLLGEGTEPVLAGLLDFCLYCIYNGIIDFQLYGRSIKSAAVMQAVYRFLLSKQKDMIDVIKRDGHFRPMMEFERVRKLSHKIISPGVKMGEGWLLPAEMVELIEENVPNIVLTQPFGCLPNHIAGKGMIRKIREIYPEANIVSVDYDPGASRINQENRIKLMLSNAK from the coding sequence ATGCAGGAAACGCGTGAAATCCCGCATGTTCCGTTTACCGAGGACATGAAAAAAGACTATACCATTCTGGTTCCGAACATGCTGCCGGTGCAGCTCAAGCTGATTACTTCCATCATGAAGAACTACGGCTACAACATGGAGGTTCTGGAAACCGAAGGGCCGCAGATTGCAGAGTGCGGTCTGAAAAATGTACATAACGATACCTGTTATCCGGCTCTGCTCGTCATCGGTCAGTTTATTGATGCGCTGGAATCCGGCAAGTATGACCTGCACAAGGTTGCGCTTATGATTACGCAGACGGGCGGCGGCTGCCGTGCGTCCAATTACATTCATCTGCTGCGCAAGGCACTCATCAAAAACGGCATGGGGTATATTCCGGTCATCTCGCTGAACTTCTCCGGCTTGGAGAAAAATGCAAATCCGGGCTTTAAGCTGACGCGAAAGGCGTTTATTCAGGTTGCTTACGGCGTGCTGCTCGGTGACTTTATCATGCACATCTTTAACCAGTGCCGCCCGTATGAGGTGCACAAGGGTGACTGCCAGAAGGCAGTGGATGAGCTGTTCAATAAAATCACAAAGGACTTCCGCGGAGATAAGTTGATTCGCTATAAGTATGTCCGCATGATGTATGTGCTCATCTGTAAGCGGTTTGCGCAGATTGAGATGGAAAACTTTGGTTCGAAAAAGAAAGTCGGCATTGTCGGAGAGATTTATGTCAAATTTTCTCCGCTTGGAAACAACAATTTGGAACAGTTCCTGCTCGGAGAGGGTACGGAGCCGGTGCTGGCGGGACTGCTGGATTTCTGTCTGTATTGTATCTACAATGGCATTATTGACTTCCAGCTGTACGGACGCTCGATAAAAAGTGCGGCTGTTATGCAGGCGGTTTATCGATTCCTGCTCAGCAAGCAGAAGGATATGATTGATGTCATCAAGCGCGATGGACATTTCCGTCCGATGATGGAATTTGAGCGCGTGCGCAAGCTTTCGCATAAAATTATCAGCCCTGGCGTCAAGATGGGTGAAGGCTGGCTGCTTCCGGCAGAAATGGTAGAACTGATTGAGGAAAATGTGCCGAATATTGTTCTGACCCAGCCGTTCGGCTGTCTGCCGAACCACATTGCGGGCAAGGGCATGATTCGCAAAATTCGGGAGATCTATCCGGAGGCAAACATCGTCAGCGTAGACTACGATCCGGGTGCATCACGCATCAATCAGGAAAATCGTATCAAGCTGATGCTTTCCAATGCAAAATAA
- a CDS encoding O-acetyl-ADP-ribose deacetylase produces the protein MKLSIEQGDITTYAVDAIVNAANCSLLGGGGVDGAIHRAAGKQLLAECRTLHGCETGKAKITKGYQLPAKYVVHTPGPIWRGGNHNEAQLLANSYRNSLAVAWEHGCRTVAFPSISTGVYHFPLEQAADIAVQTIAQFLQTHPDMERVTMVCFDHATYQAYERAVKRL, from the coding sequence ATGAAATTATCCATTGAACAGGGCGATATTACGACATATGCCGTGGATGCGATTGTTAATGCGGCGAATTGTTCGCTGCTCGGCGGAGGCGGTGTGGACGGCGCAATTCATCGGGCGGCAGGAAAGCAGCTGCTTGCAGAGTGCCGCACGCTGCACGGCTGTGAGACCGGAAAAGCAAAAATCACAAAGGGCTATCAGCTGCCAGCGAAGTATGTTGTGCACACGCCGGGACCGATTTGGCGCGGTGGAAACCATAACGAAGCGCAGCTGCTCGCCAATAGCTACCGAAACAGTCTGGCCGTTGCGTGGGAGCATGGCTGCCGTACCGTGGCATTTCCGTCTATCAGCACGGGCGTGTATCATTTTCCGTTGGAACAGGCGGCAGATATTGCCGTGCAGACCATCGCGCAGTTTTTGCAGACGCATCCGGATATGGAGCGCGTCACCATGGTTTGCTTTGACCACGCAACGTATCAGGCATACGAGAGAGCGGTGAAACGGCTGTGA